The segment GGGATTGGCCAGAAGGGCCGAGAGAGATGAATGAAAGGCTAGGCCAACTGACCGCGTTAGGCTTTGATACCGCCGATTACACCCACCCTATCAATGCCCAGCATGACGCCGCCAACTGGCGCGATACGTGGTTTAACGGCCCATTGCCGTTCGCCACCGATGGAGTAGTACTGAAACAGTCCGAACGCCCTGGGGTTCAACGCTGGTCATCATCGCCGCCGGAGTGGGCTGTTGCGTGGAAGTATCCCGCTCAGCAGGCGTTAGCTCAGGTTCGTGGCGTCGAGTTTCGCATTGGCCGAACAGGGCGCGTGACGCCGCTGTTGTGGCTTTATCCAATCACGCTAGAAGGACGGCGTATTAGTCGTGTGTCGCTGGGGTCTCTAGAGCGCTGGGAAGCATGGGATGTGCGCCCGGGTGATCATATCGCGATCACACTGGCGGGTCTCACCATTCCCCAGGCAACAGAAGTTGTTTGGCAAACCGACGAGCGAGCGACCCTTGGCGTTCCCTCGCCAGAACGTTATCACCTATTAAGTTGTTTTACACTCACCGCGGGGTGCGACGCGCAGTTGCTGGCGCGGCTTAGCTTCTTAAGCGATCAGTTAAACATGCAGGGCGTGGGAGAGGGCACCTGGCAAGCGCTTATGGAGGCAGGTGTTGTGACCGAACTGCTAGGCTGGCTGGCAACAACGCCGGCACAGCTTCAGCGGGCACATGGCGTGGGAAGCGTTCGTTCAGCAGCGCTTGTCGCTCAGTTCCAGGCCGCACAGGCGGCCTCCTATGCTCAGTGGTTAGGGGCGTTAGGGATACCACCAGGTGGCAGCGCCCAGCTAGGGGATTGGGATACGTTAGCAGGTTACACACACTCAGATTGGCAAGCCGAACCCGGCGTTGGCTCCGTGCGTGCTGACGCGCTGGTGGCATTTTTCAGCCATCCAGACGTGCAGCGGATGGCCGCTCAGCTAAAGCTGGCGGGGGTTGAAGGCTTTTAACCCAATCAGAGGCCTAGCCCGGTAAGTTGCAGCATTAGGTGAAGATAGAGAGGAATTAGTAATGGCGCTAATAGCGTGGTGGTAAGCACCGCTAATGCTCCTTTTTGCGGTTGAATCCCTAGCTCCATCGCGACCACCACCACGTTAGAGGCCATGGGTACGACGCCTAACAGTAACAACGCCATACCGAGTTCTGGTGCAAGCGAGCCCAAGGCTTGAAGTAATAAAACGGCGATTAGCATCACCAGCGGCCAAAGTAGATAACGTAAGCCTACGCAGGTGGCAACAAAGCGGGAATCCCAAGCATCAAGCGTAACCTGGCTAAGGGTCATGCCAATAATCATCATGCCTAGCAGGGTGTAGGTGGCGGGGAAAACGTCAAGCGAGTTCATCAGTGCGCTGGGAAGTGTCACGTTGAGTGCACTCAGCAGCAGCGCAGACAAAAATGCGTAGACCAACGGCAGTCGAGCAATTTTGATCAGACTTTGGCGAATGGAAAAGTGGCCACGCGCACTTAAGTAAAATCCCACCGTAAACTCATATAGATTAATCCCTAACATGCAGAATAGATAAAGCGTGACACCTTCTGGCGGCAGTAAAATTAGCGCCACAGGCAGGCCAAAGTAACCCGTGTTGCCAGTGCCAGAAGAGAACGCTAAAAGTGCCCCCTCCTGAGGCCCAAAGCGGTGCTGGGTAAACCAGCGCACGGCCAGCGCCATGATGCTCACCAAGCTGAACAGCGCCAGTGTTAACAGTAGATAATCTGGTGTTGGGCCGCCGTTCATTAATGCGCGGAAAATGGTGAGTGGTGCAATCATGTATACCAATAGTGTGGCGATGGGGCGTGGGTCGATTTTTAAGCGCTGTGCAGCAATCCACCCCAATCCTACAAACCCCAATAACATCAACAGTGGCCCCATTAGGGCACTTGGCGCTAAATCCATTTCTGCATCCTGAGTCGTTAGGTGACGACGTCGTTGTGTGAATAGCTAAGTAGTTGCGTAAATAGCTAACATGAGCCGAATTAAAGGCCGACTGTGGAATCTTTCATTAGCTCCAGCGCGGCGGAAAGAGGAGAATAACCTAAATTATCACGATGTTAACGCTTTGCGAGGAAGTCCCATGAGCAGTCAAGAGCACCCGTTAGGTATTAGCTTTGAATTCTTTCCGCCCAATACCGATGCGGGAAGAGAGAAGTTAATGCACGTGCGCGATGAACTGGCCGCTCGACATCCGCGCTTTTTCTCGGTCACTTATGGTGCCGGTGGTTCCACTCAAGCGCGCACACGCGATATTGTGCGCACCGTTAGCCAAAGCGGCATTACGACAGCGCCACACCTTTCCTGCATTGGCAGTGAAAAAGCGCAATTGCGCGACCTGCTAGCGCAGTATCGTGAAGAGGGTGTCGACAGCTTAGTGGCGCTACGTGGCGACATGCCATCGGGCATGGGAAGCATTGGTGAGTTGCGCTACGCCAACGAACTTGTAGAGTTTATCCGTGCGGAAACCGGTGACCATTTTGATATTGCGGTGGCTGCTTATCCTGAATCTCATCCACAGGCACCCAATCTCGATAAGGATGTGGAAAACTTTGCCCGTAAAATGAAGGCTGGTGCCAACATGGCCATTACCCAGTACTTTTTTACCGCGGATGCCTACTTCCATTTTGTTGAAAAAGCCCGAGCGCTAGGTGTTGAGCAGCCTATTATTCCAGGCATTATGCCGATTACTAACTACACCAAATTGGCGCGTTTTTCAGATGCTTGTGGCGCAGAAATTCCCCGTTGGATTCGCAAGCAGTTGGAAGCTTATGGTGATGATAGTGACGCTATTGCCGCTTTTGGTACGGATGTTGTTAGCCGTTTGTGTGAGCGCCTACTTGATGGTGGTGCGCCTGGTCTACACTTCTACACGCTTAATCAGGCAGCACCCGTACTGAAAATTGTTGATAATCTGAGAGGCTAGTACGCCCTTAAAGAACCTAGCTTAGTGATCAATAAGAACGCCCGCTCGATAAAACTCGAGCGGGCGTTTTCGTTGGGCGATTAACGGCTAGTGGTTGAGTGAATAGCAGATTGCGCCGTCATGTGGTGCTGGGTGTCGCCTTATTGCCATGCTGTTTACGCTGCATAATGAACAGCGCTGCGCCAATGGCCAGGCCAGCAATATCGCTGTAAATGCCGCCGTAAATCATAAACAGCGCACCGACCAGCATAACCACACGCTGTAAGGTGTTTACCGGCCCAAAGAACCATGCTTGCACCATGCCCGAAAGCAAGATGATCCCCAGTGTGGCGGTCACACCGACACGCAGTATTTGCATCGCGGAGCCTTCCATTAGCATGGCTGGGCTGTAGAAGAACATAAACGGCACGATAAATGCAGCAAGACCAATTTTGAACGAAGCGACCGATGTGCCCATGGGGTTATCCCCAGAAATACCGGCGGCGGCGTAAGATGCTAACGCCACTGGCGGCGTAATGGCCGACACGACCGCAAAGTAGAACACAAAGAAGTGTGCGACGAGCGGCTCGATACCGATATTGATCAAGCCGGGTGCCACTACCGATGCTGCTACCGCGTAGGCTGCCGTCGTAGGCATGCCCATGCCGAGCAGGATACTGATCAACATCGCAAAGACCAATGCCAATAGCTGGCTAACCCCTGCAAGGCCTAACAGCAGTGAAGAGAAGCGCGCGCCGACGCCCGTCAGCGATATGACGCCAACAATAAGGCCTGCGCAAGCACAGACAGCAATGATCTGAATCGACATTATGCCCGCTAGTTGGAGTGCTCTCAAAATAGCCCGAATACCCATTTTATTGGGTGAGATCCAACTGACAACTGCCGCTGATGCTGTCGCTAGTGTACCGGCACGAATGACGGAGTAGCCCATAAAGAGAGCGACAATAAGAATGATAATGGGGGCGAATAGGTAGACCTGTTTTACTAGTTTGGAGAATAGCGGAATTTCATCTTTACGCATGCCACGCATGCCTTTACGCGCCGCTTCAAAATCCACCATAAAGTAGATAGAGGCGAAGTAAAGAATGGCTGGAATGACCGCCGCAATTGCAATTTCTGTATAAGGAATGCCGGTGACTTCCGCCATGATAAAGGCGCCTGCCCCCATGATGGGCGGCATGATCTGACCACCCGTGGACGCCGCTGCTTCAATGGCACCAGCACTGCGCGCTGGATAGCCGACTTTTTTCATCAATGGGATGGTAAGCGAGCCAGTCGATACCACGTTGCCCGCTGACGTACCGTTGATCATGCCCATTAAGCCGGAAGCAAAAATAGATACCTTCGCCGGGCCACCACGGGCACGGCCAGCGGCTGCAAATGCGAAGTTGACGAAGTAATCACCTACTTTCGAGGCCTGTAAAAACGCCGCAAAAATAATAAACAAAATGATATAGGTCGATGACACCGCCGTCGTTGGGCCAAGAATGCCTGCATCGGTATAGACCTGACTAAAGAAGCGCTGCACAGATAAACCTGGGTAGCCTAGGAAACCTGGTAGATACTGGCCAGCAAAGACATAGACCAGGAAAACCGCTGAAATCACCACCAATGCTAAACCAGCCACCCGACGAGTTAGCTCTAGAATCAGCAGTGAGCCCGCAATGGCCGCCCAAGAAATGCCGGGAGGAGCAAACGAGGTGCCTGTCGACATGCGCATATTGGTATTAAAGGCCATCAACAAGTAAGCAGCGCTGGCGATGGCACACACCATTAAAACGAGGTCGGCGGGATTAAAGCGGTGGCGTGCCTGCCGATAGAACCAAGACAGGGCAATGGCTGCTGCCGTGGTGGCTATGAGTGGATAGCCGTAATGCAGTGTCTCAATGCTTGGATCAATGCGCATCGCACCGCCATTGAGTGTTTGCTGCATCAAAAAGACTTGTATAAGTGAATAGATCGCAGGCGCTAAGAGCGCATAGCTGGCCCATTTGAGCCATGCAGGGGAGGCTTGCTGATCATCTTCTGCAAAGCGAGCACCGGCAAACAGCCCGTACCCTAAAATGAGCGCACCAGCGATATGTACAATGCGAAACGACCAGGTTTCCATCGGGTACACATTGAGCGAAAACAGGTGGAAGCTTGAATAGCCAATGGCCAGTGCAGCAAACAAAAAAAACTGCCAGCCAACAAACACACGGCGGTTGGACTCGACAACCTCTTCATCGACACCCTCGGCAATTGACTCGGGTATCGATGAAGCAGTTTGGGCATCATCCTTGAGGCCGTTGGGGTCTTGATCGGTATTGTGACTCATCAGAGGTCACCCTCACAGCAAAAGCAAAAAAGAGGCGGTAGCGAACGCTGCCCCATCCGGCCAGCGGAAAACAGGGCAGCGTGAAGAGGGGCTTGGCTTAGTTGATCATGTCATCATCAATGTCGTAGCCATTCTCTTCATACCAGCGTGCGGCGCCCGGATGGAAGGGCAGCACATTGTTGTGGACGATGTTTTCTGGAATGGTGGTTTCAGCGCTGCGGTGCACTGAGCGCATACGGTCATTGTTTTCCATCGTGGCTTTGGTGACTTCATAGATAAAGTCTTCCGGCAGATCACAGCCCGCAATGGCAAAGTTCCACATAGAAACAGCGCGTGCGTCTTCTTCCAGTGTGGTGTAAGTGCTCGCTGGGATAGTGAATTCAGCAACCGGGAAGGCGTCCAGGACGGTGGCCATCTCTTCTTCGGTAAACTCAATAATGTTCACATCGGTCTGCACTTCGAGTTGGCTAACGGCCGGAATCGGAATACCCGCTGCAAACGCGATCACATCCAGCAGGCCATCCTGCAGCTGACCACCTAAGTCAGACCAGCCGCCATTACGACGATCAAACTCAACGCCCAGCGTTTCGAGGATAGCGGGGAAGTAAGTGTCTGATGTAGAAGCTGCTGGGCCGAACCCGATGCGCGCGCCATCAGGAATGTCAGCGATGGACTCAATGCCTGAGCTCGAAAGAGCGGCAATAGAGAAGGGGGTTTCATACATCGGGAACAGTGCACAAACATTGTCCATTGCCAGGCCTGGCGCTAGTGGACTTTCACCCTTAACAGCATCCGACGCTGGGCCCATCGTGGTAAGACCAAAGGCCATATCGCCGCTGTGTACGAGCGCTAGGTTTTGAGTTGGGCCGCCTGTGACTTCACCACCGCCTGAAACGTCTAGCTCATCAGCAATAAAGTTAGCCCAGCCTGAGCCATAAACGAAGTAGGTGCCGCCTTGACTGGCGGTACCGACAGTGAAGTTATCGGGCCATTCTGAGCGGTCTGCTTGGGCAGTGCCTGCTGCTAGAAGGGCACTACTGGCAAGAAAGGCGACGGTTTTAGGCATCATATTGCGCATGGCGAGATTTCCTAAGCTGTTATTGGGATTATCGTCTGGCGTGCTGGCACTGCCAGTGGCTTTATCTTAAGCAATTTACATAGAGCGATAGTCATGCCAATAGGCGGGCTGATTATTAAAATCAGTAGCTTAAAGTTCTCTTATTCAACTTTGGTTGAAACTAAAAAAACGTTAAGTGTCTGGGGTTTCGCACACTATAGGTTCGTTAGTGTGTGGTTTTTCGCACACTTTCATGAGTGAGGAGTGAGGAGTGAGGAGTGAGGAGTGAGGAGTGAGGAGTGAGGAGTGAGGAGTGAGGAGTGAGGAGTGAGGAGTGGCTTGGCCTCCAGCGTGGTGGAGGCTTAAATTAAAAGCGGTGACATAAATGCTTGGAATAGGTGGTTAACGTTTAGGTTTGCCAGGGTCGAGAATGCGTACGGGCTGTACATCCTGCGTTTTTTGCTCTTCGCGTACTTGGTTAACGCGGGTAGTTAGCTCTGGTGCTGCCTCATCTTCAATCGGCAACTGCTCGAAAAAATCGCAGTTAACGCATTCCCGGTAGCGAATGTTGTTTTGCTCCCAGGCGCGAATCCGGTCCATGGCCGCGCAGCGTGGGCAGGTTACCCCAGCAATAAAGCGTTTCACACTCGACATAACAGGCTCCAAGGGTGCGGTAACAAGACAGATACCGCACCCGGTGATAGTGAAAATAAACGTCAGGCTGCGCGGATACCGCTATGGCGTAATAATGGTTCTACGCTTGGCTCACGGCCTCGGAAAGCGCGAAATAGCTCGGCGGCATCCCTCACGCCGCCTGATTCTAGAATTTCCTGACGGAAGCGTTGGCCAGTGGAAGGGTCAAAAATCCCTGCCTCCTCGAACGCGCTCCAAGCATCGGCAGAAAGTACTTCCGCCCATTTGTAGCTGTAATAGCCCGCCGCATAGCCACCCGCAAAAATATGGCTAAAGCTATTCTGGAAGCGGTTAAAGCCAACTGTCGGCACGACCGAGGTGTGGCTACGTACGTCATCCAATAGCGTTTGAACGTCACTGGCGCTGGGCGCTTCCAGCTCATGGTGCAGGCGCAAGTCGAATAATGAAAACTCTATTTGGCGCACCATTCCCATTGCTGATTGGAAGTTTTTGGCAGCCTGTAAACGCGCTAGCAGGTCAGCGGGCAGGGGCTCGCCAGTATCGACATGCTTGGCGATCAGGTCTAGTCCTTCGCGTTCCCAGCAGTAGTTCTCCATGAATTGGCTGGGTAGTTCAACCGCATCCCAAGCAACACCGTTAATGCCAGAGATATCGGCAATGTCCTGTTTGGTCAGCATGTGATGCAAGCCATGGCCGAACTCATGAAACAGCGTGGTGACTTCATCATGGGTTAGCAGAGCGGGTTTGTCGCCCACTGGGGCGGTAAAGTTACAGGTCAGAAATGCCACTGGCAGCTGTAGGCCGTTTTCAGTTTGGCGGCGTACTCGGCAATCGGCCATCCATGCTCCGCCGCGCTTGCTTTCGCGAGCATACAAGTCCAAATAGAAACCGGCGATCGGCTCACCTTGTTCTGTAATGCGGAAGTATTGAACATCGTTGTGATAGCTAGGCGCATCAGGTGCTGCTTCCACGCGAACGCCGTAAAGACGTTCTACTACCTGGAATAGCCCATCCACCACCCGTGGCGCTGGGAAGTAAGGGCGAAGCTGCTCTTGTGAGATGGAGTGACGTGCCTCGCGTAGTTTTTCACTGGCATAGGGCACATCCCATGGCTCAAGCGTTTCAATCCCTAATGCTTCACGAGCATAGTCGCTGAGCTCCGCGACTTCTTCCTTGGCCTGGGGAACGGCACGGCGAGCTAGGTCATTCAAAAACTCAAGCACCTGCTCGGGAGAATCGGCCATCTTAGTGGTGAGCGAGTAATCGGCGTAGGTCTTAAAGCCCAGCAAGTGGGCGAGCTCTTGGCGGAGTGCCAAAATCTCTTCAAGAACGGGAGCGTTATCGAACTTGCCTGTGTCTGGGCCTTGATCGGAAGCACGAGTGACAAACGCGGTGTATACCTCACGCCGCAACTCTCGGTTATCGACATAACTGATAATGGGGAAAAAGCTTGGGAAATCTAGGGTGATGCGATAGCCATCGACGCCTTTTGCCTGGGCGGTTGCTTTTAGCGTATCAAGGGCGCTTTCCGGAACGCCAGCAAGTGCATCAAGGTGGTCAATATCCTTATGCCAAGCTTGGGTAGCATCGAGCACGTTGTTTGAAAACTGGTTGGATAAGGTGGAGAGGCGCGCTTGAATCGCGCCGTAGCGAGCCTTTTTGTCAGCAGGTAAATCGACACCGGCTAAGCGGAAATCGCGTAAAGTGTTTTCTACCGTGCGTTGCTGAGCAGGCGTTAGACTTGCCCATGCATCACCCTGCTTAAGCGCTTGCCAGCCCTTAAAGAGTCCTTCGTGTTGTCCCATCCAGGTGCTAAACGCCGAGAGTTGTTCCAAGCATGCCTGATAAGCTTCCCGCAGTTCGGGGGTGTTCATCGTGCCGTTGAGATGTGAGATGGGCGACCACGCTTGGGTAAGCCGGTCATTAACAGCCTCTAGCGGCGCAGCAAAGTTATCCCAGTGTGGTGGCACTGTGGCGGCCTGTTGAGCGAGTCGGTCAATGACTTCCCGGCTTTCATTCAGCAGCGTTTCTACCGCAGGCACGACGTGTTCAGCGCGAATGTCAGCGAAAGGGGGAAGCTCATGCGGCTCTAGCAACGGATTGCGGGACATAGGCACCTCGTAGGCATTAATTTTTTAACTCGTAACGTTTTTAAATACGTTAGTGGCGCATAAAAACGCAATAATAATGACACAGTGCGGGCGGTGAGGCCGTGTTTCAATGTCTGGGCTGAATACTGTGGCTTACACCAGGGTTTGGCCTAGGCGTAAGCGCCTGCTAGTCTTGCCGCCTTTTAGTGTCGCCAATTAGTGCCACCAATGGTAGGAGCAAGTGATGAGTGAAACGCTGGAGCGCTGGGGGTCAAAGCGAGCCTTCATCTT is part of the Halomonas sp. GT genome and harbors:
- the ligB gene encoding NAD-dependent DNA ligase LigB, coding for MDTNRKAYKRWLLITALLRLILGRATLLSAVLLSACLPSVTLSAQANVCPDWPRERLAQESETLTEHIARWDTAYHDQGESLIDDELYDQAVARLANWQACLGEAARQRPLTRVTRSAGTLDHPVAQTGLNKADDDGVRRFISRRDDLWIQPKVDGVAITLRYEEGVLVEAVSRCDGERGQNWTARVQQLPAVPNTLPTSLSAVFQGELYWILNGHIQSQSPASGARGAVAGAMAQASPSRQTRERIGLFIWDWPEGPREMNERLGQLTALGFDTADYTHPINAQHDAANWRDTWFNGPLPFATDGVVLKQSERPGVQRWSSSPPEWAVAWKYPAQQALAQVRGVEFRIGRTGRVTPLLWLYPITLEGRRISRVSLGSLERWEAWDVRPGDHIAITLAGLTIPQATEVVWQTDERATLGVPSPERYHLLSCFTLTAGCDAQLLARLSFLSDQLNMQGVGEGTWQALMEAGVVTELLGWLATTPAQLQRAHGVGSVRSAALVAQFQAAQAASYAQWLGALGIPPGGSAQLGDWDTLAGYTHSDWQAEPGVGSVRADALVAFFSHPDVQRMAAQLKLAGVEGF
- a CDS encoding AEC family transporter, yielding MDLAPSALMGPLLMLLGFVGLGWIAAQRLKIDPRPIATLLVYMIAPLTIFRALMNGGPTPDYLLLTLALFSLVSIMALAVRWFTQHRFGPQEGALLAFSSGTGNTGYFGLPVALILLPPEGVTLYLFCMLGINLYEFTVGFYLSARGHFSIRQSLIKIARLPLVYAFLSALLLSALNVTLPSALMNSLDVFPATYTLLGMMIIGMTLSQVTLDAWDSRFVATCVGLRYLLWPLVMLIAVLLLQALGSLAPELGMALLLLGVVPMASNVVVVAMELGIQPQKGALAVLTTTLLAPLLIPLYLHLMLQLTGLGL
- the metF gene encoding methylenetetrahydrofolate reductase [NAD(P)H], producing MSSQEHPLGISFEFFPPNTDAGREKLMHVRDELAARHPRFFSVTYGAGGSTQARTRDIVRTVSQSGITTAPHLSCIGSEKAQLRDLLAQYREEGVDSLVALRGDMPSGMGSIGELRYANELVEFIRAETGDHFDIAVAAYPESHPQAPNLDKDVENFARKMKAGANMAITQYFFTADAYFHFVEKARALGVEQPIIPGIMPITNYTKLARFSDACGAEIPRWIRKQLEAYGDDSDAIAAFGTDVVSRLCERLLDGGAPGLHFYTLNQAAPVLKIVDNLRG
- a CDS encoding TRAP transporter permease codes for the protein MSHNTDQDPNGLKDDAQTASSIPESIAEGVDEEVVESNRRVFVGWQFFLFAALAIGYSSFHLFSLNVYPMETWSFRIVHIAGALILGYGLFAGARFAEDDQQASPAWLKWASYALLAPAIYSLIQVFLMQQTLNGGAMRIDPSIETLHYGYPLIATTAAAIALSWFYRQARHRFNPADLVLMVCAIASAAYLLMAFNTNMRMSTGTSFAPPGISWAAIAGSLLILELTRRVAGLALVVISAVFLVYVFAGQYLPGFLGYPGLSVQRFFSQVYTDAGILGPTTAVSSTYIILFIIFAAFLQASKVGDYFVNFAFAAAGRARGGPAKVSIFASGLMGMINGTSAGNVVSTGSLTIPLMKKVGYPARSAGAIEAAASTGGQIMPPIMGAGAFIMAEVTGIPYTEIAIAAVIPAILYFASIYFMVDFEAARKGMRGMRKDEIPLFSKLVKQVYLFAPIIILIVALFMGYSVIRAGTLATASAAVVSWISPNKMGIRAILRALQLAGIMSIQIIAVCACAGLIVGVISLTGVGARFSSLLLGLAGVSQLLALVFAMLISILLGMGMPTTAAYAVAASVVAPGLINIGIEPLVAHFFVFYFAVVSAITPPVALASYAAAGISGDNPMGTSVASFKIGLAAFIVPFMFFYSPAMLMEGSAMQILRVGVTATLGIILLSGMVQAWFFGPVNTLQRVVMLVGALFMIYGGIYSDIAGLAIGAALFIMQRKQHGNKATPSTT
- a CDS encoding TAXI family TRAP transporter solute-binding subunit, which translates into the protein MRNMMPKTVAFLASSALLAAGTAQADRSEWPDNFTVGTASQGGTYFVYGSGWANFIADELDVSGGGEVTGGPTQNLALVHSGDMAFGLTTMGPASDAVKGESPLAPGLAMDNVCALFPMYETPFSIAALSSSGIESIADIPDGARIGFGPAASTSDTYFPAILETLGVEFDRRNGGWSDLGGQLQDGLLDVIAFAAGIPIPAVSQLEVQTDVNIIEFTEEEMATVLDAFPVAEFTIPASTYTTLEEDARAVSMWNFAIAGCDLPEDFIYEVTKATMENNDRMRSVHRSAETTIPENIVHNNVLPFHPGAARWYEENGYDIDDDMIN
- a CDS encoding YheV family putative zinc ribbon protein; amino-acid sequence: MSSVKRFIAGVTCPRCAAMDRIRAWEQNNIRYRECVNCDFFEQLPIEDEAAPELTTRVNQVREEQKTQDVQPVRILDPGKPKR
- the prlC gene encoding oligopeptidase A, which codes for MSRNPLLEPHELPPFADIRAEHVVPAVETLLNESREVIDRLAQQAATVPPHWDNFAAPLEAVNDRLTQAWSPISHLNGTMNTPELREAYQACLEQLSAFSTWMGQHEGLFKGWQALKQGDAWASLTPAQQRTVENTLRDFRLAGVDLPADKKARYGAIQARLSTLSNQFSNNVLDATQAWHKDIDHLDALAGVPESALDTLKATAQAKGVDGYRITLDFPSFFPIISYVDNRELRREVYTAFVTRASDQGPDTGKFDNAPVLEEILALRQELAHLLGFKTYADYSLTTKMADSPEQVLEFLNDLARRAVPQAKEEVAELSDYAREALGIETLEPWDVPYASEKLREARHSISQEQLRPYFPAPRVVDGLFQVVERLYGVRVEAAPDAPSYHNDVQYFRITEQGEPIAGFYLDLYARESKRGGAWMADCRVRRQTENGLQLPVAFLTCNFTAPVGDKPALLTHDEVTTLFHEFGHGLHHMLTKQDIADISGINGVAWDAVELPSQFMENYCWEREGLDLIAKHVDTGEPLPADLLARLQAAKNFQSAMGMVRQIEFSLFDLRLHHELEAPSASDVQTLLDDVRSHTSVVPTVGFNRFQNSFSHIFAGGYAAGYYSYKWAEVLSADAWSAFEEAGIFDPSTGQRFRQEILESGGVRDAAELFRAFRGREPSVEPLLRHSGIRAA